A genomic region of Cryptococcus gattii WM276 chromosome F, complete sequence contains the following coding sequences:
- a CDS encoding Hypothetical Protein (Similar to TIGR gene model, INSD accession AAW44207.1): MAQATPRSHPPPYSLLQNLTTQSLLLSHLFTLIASPPNPNTSTQTQLTQVYSALQLSTLDLSGLVREVGQHQEAYRRLVEKKKEVAGLEMRVRGLVKRLEEGRKELEGMIDQGEKSLEDIEKSEREPLPAKTLMAHAQSLSKHSSAPVSSLLAPVDKAQYAPWPTEMSMRMGLLFQLEGSMSGMGERGVVGEEQKAPQKVEGRREHVEHEESGRRYDPNAIFQLDLNSDGSDED, translated from the exons ATGGCGCAGGCCACACCACGATCACATCCGCCACCCTATTCACTCCTCCAAAATCTCACAACCCAgtctcttctcctctcaCACCTGTTTACCCTCATCGCTTCTCCGCCGAATCCCAACACATCCACCCAGACGCAACTGACTCAGGTATACTCGGCTCTCCAGCTATCCACTCTAGACTTGTCGGGTCTCGTGAGAGAGGTTGGCCAACATCAGGAAGCGTACAGGAGACTagtggagaagaagaaggaggtggCAGGTTTGGAGATGAGAGTGCGAGGGTTAGTGAAGCGATTGGAAGAAGGACGGAAAGAGTTGGAAGGAATGATTGACCAAGGAGAAAAATCATTAGAGGATATCGAGAAATCTGAGAGAG AACCATTGCCGGCAAAGACGCTCATGGCACACGCACAGTCATTATCGAAGCATTCATCAGCACCTGTATCAAGCTTATTAGCACCTGTAGACAAGGCACAGTATGCGCCATGGCCCACGGAAATGAGCATGCGCATGGGACTGCTATTCCAGCTCGAAGGAAGCATGAGTGGGATGGGCGAGAGAGGGGTTGTGGGCGAAG AACAAAAAGCACCCCAGAAAGTGGAAGGACGGAGAGAACATGTCGAGCACGAAGAGTCAGGCAGAAGATACGATCCCAATGCTATCTTCCAGCTGGATCTCAACTCTGATGGCTCGGACGAGGATTAA
- a CDS encoding Hypothetical Protein (Similar to TIGR gene model, INSD accession AAW44224.1), with protein MPRLDPSPVRQGDPLSEYKLRGLWLRTKNLPHNVLHRYHRLGRKGKASIWIVTAINVLILAAVIIITPTRIGMWFNSLALSVKDMGWKGVVLCNVFAILSSHPPLFGFMPTLTLIGFVYGIWPGFLIAGIASMLGAGIAFLSVRSFFLGLFKKNDKWEAFGHVMRTKGLPLVIMIRYCPVPWGVSNGLFASIESVKFWHFMVANLMIQPKLLLYVFIGSRLTSLASDSAAHDPLRFWLNLISIVVSVCVSIATGVIIYRLTLQQMRKLDQNGAGLGDGELAAEALEENALLGDYDSGSDDAEAELLTASNDRDREGSGKRLKVGGGGGIIRRNSSQDTTNGADVV; from the exons ATGCCCAGATTAGATCCATCACCAGTCAGACAGGGCGATCCTCTCTCCGAATACAAACTCCGTGGTCTATGGCTCCGCACTAAGAACCTCCCCCATAACGTCTTACATAGGTATCACAGActgggaaggaagggaaag GCGTCAATATG GATTGTGACAGCGATCAACGTACTCATCCTCGCTGCGGTTATCATTATAACGCCCACACGGATCGGGATGTGGTTCAATTCTCTAGCCCTCAGTGTCAAAGATATGGGATGGAAGGGTGTTGTATTGTGTAACGTCTTTGCCA TATTGAGCTCACATCCGCCGCTCTTTGGCTTCATGCCCACCCTTACTCTTATTGGATTCGTCTACGGCATATGGCCCGGATTCCTTATTGCCGGTATTGCCTCAATGTTGGGAGCAGGTATTGCGTTCTTGTCCGTTCGC TCATTTTTCCTGGGCTTGTTCAAGAAGAATGACAAGTGGGAAGCATTTGGACACGTTATGCGCACCAAGGGACTACCGCTTGTCATCATGATCCGCTACTGCCCTGTTCCATGGGGCGTCAGCAACGGTCTTTTCGCGTCGATCGAAAGCGTCAAGTTCTGGCACTTTATGGTCGCTAACCT TATGATCCAGCCCAAACTGCTTCTCTACGTTTTCATCGGCTCCCGTCTTACATCTCTCGCCTCCGACTCTGCTGCACACGATCCTCTGCGGTTCTGGCTCAATCTCATTTCCATCGTTGTCTCAGTTTGCGTTTCTATCGCAACAGGTGTGATTATCTACCGACTAACCCTGCAACAGATGCGTAAACTTGACCAGAATGGTGCAGGCCTCGGAGATGGAGAACTGGCTGCCGAAGCGCTGGAAGAAAATGCCTTGCTGGGAGACTATGACAGTGGAAGCGATGATGCCGAGGCTGAACTTTTGACAGCATCTAATGACAGAGATAGGGAAGGAAGTGGTAAAAGATTGAAAGTAGGCGGAGGAGGTGGAATCATTCGACGAAACAGTAGTCAGGATACAACTAACGGCGCTGACGTTGTGTAG
- a CDS encoding uncharacterized protein (Similar to TIGR gene model, INSD accession AAW44197.1) has translation MSFQSSLAASTRSKSPAPISRKGKAKEGEDEGEFLKEAYRILLASVRKAYLSTVEPPPLSRRPKEPQRNVSGDAKVEEEWARWKKVKYLTDKERDEIDLRARMILRRCQERIGILEVTEQKRKSKVFSSAKPTSKFLSLLPSLASSSISNFEPILSAHHASILWTLNEFLARLTGAVSDLQTERVKRREERSKTLGAGATLEAQKLGLVSHARKRSIPEGVITDVHDPAFSHTIGKDFSDPHLSHGLGIIDPSAPAIDQLLSQEQIRTFESENNALLEHMSSTLSSVLSAEASLLEISQLQSELIRHLAQQTEMVEQLYEDAVGSVAEVKRANEQLTKARERGKDGRLFLLIFILGASFSLLFLDWYAT, from the exons ATGTCATTT CAATCATCGCTCGCAGCTTCTACCCGTTCAAAATCCCCAGCACCGATCTCCCGAAAGGGTAAAGCgaaggaaggggaagatgaaggggaGTTCCTAAAAGAAGCTTATCGGATA CTCTTAGCTTCGGTTCGCAAGGCCTATCTCTCTACGGTTGAACCTCCTCCCCTTTCTCGACGTCCGAAAGAGCCTCAAAGAAACGTCAGTGGGGATGCCAAAGTAGAGGAAGAGTGGGCTAGATGGAAAAAAGTCAAGTACTTGACTGACAAggagagagatgagatTGATCTGAGAGCGAGGATGATCCTGAGAAGATGCCAGGAGCGAATCGGAATTTTAGAGGTGACAGAGCAGA AGCGCAAATCAAAGGTCTTTTCCTCGGCGAAGCCAACTTCAAAATTTTTATCCCTACTTCCCTCTCTCGCGTCCTCATCTATATCAAACTTCGAGCCTATTTTATCTGCTCACCACGCCTCCATTCTTTGGACTCTGAACGAATTCCTTGCCAGGCTCACCGGAGCAGTCAGCGACCTCCAGACCGAACGAGTTAAGCGTCGTGAAGAACGTAGCAAGACCCTTGGTGCAGGTGCTACACTTGAAGCTCAAAAATTAGGTCTGGTATCTCATGCTAGGAAACGAAGTATCCCCGAGGGGGTGATCACTGACGTTCACGACCCGGCGTTTAGCCATACAATTGGGAAAGATTTTAGTGATCCACATCTAAGCCATGGTTTGGGTATTATCGATCCATCAGCTCCAGCCATCGATCAATTGTTATCGCAAGAGCAGATACGGACATTCGAATCGGAGAATAACGCTCTGTTAGAACACATGTCTTCCACTCTCTCATCTGTTCTTTCGGCTGAAGCATCATTACTCGAGATTTCACAACTCCAGTCAGAATTGATCAGACATCTCGCTCAGCAGACCGAAATGGTCGAGCAACTGTATGAAGACGCAGTGGGTAGCGTGGCAGAAGTCAAGAGGGCAAATGAGCAATTGACAAAGGCCAGGGAAAGAGGTAAAGACGGAAGGCTGTTCTTGTTGATATTCATCCTGGGCGCCAGTTTCAGTTTATTGTTCTTAGATTGGTATGCTACATAG
- a CDS encoding ferrochelatase, putative (Similar to TIGR gene model, INSD accession AAW44226.1), which translates to MTAMQSPISVFARPSLSSYSRLRFAPHASTRRRFLATVRDEPAVGAKPPTAVLMMNMGGPSTIPEVHDFLSRLFHDNDLIPLPFQPLFAPFIAKRRTPSIEEQYSAIGGGSPILKWTQLQGAAMCSLLDELNPASAPHKSYVAFRYAKTLTEDALAEMKQDGVQRAVAFSQYPQYSSSTTGSSLNELYKQVKQLGWGGNGEVKWSVIDRWPTHPGLIESFAHNIKAALQTYPEDRRGNVTILFSAHSLPLDIVNRGDPYTAEVAATVWAVMSKLNFSNPWRLTWQSKVGPKAWQGPQTAAAIEGYAKAGTKDICLVPIAFTSDHIETLYELDIEVKEEAEKLGVHLTRASSLNDSPIFIRALADVVSNHLKNYDAGLIGPASKQLLSSDPRHVSPKSQETKRWLASGGTNMSA; encoded by the exons ATGACAGCAATGCAGAGTCCCATCTCTGTCTTTGCCCGCCCATCACTCTCTTCATATTCCAGGCTTCGTTTTGCCCCTCATGCCTCCACTCGCCGAAGGTTCCTGGCCACCGTGAGAGATGAACCTGCAGTCGGCGCAAAACC GCCAACAG CTGTTCTTATGATGAACATGGGTGGACCCTCAACT ATTCCCGAAGTTCACGACTTTCTTTCGCGTTTATTCCATGATAACGACCTcattcctcttcccttccaGCCCCTCTTTGCCCCCTTTATCGCCAAACGTCGAACTCCCTCCATCGAAGAGCAATACTCCGCCATCGGCGGAGGGTCTCCTATCCTCAAATGGACCCAGCTTCAGGGTGCAGCCATGTGCTCTTTACTGGATGAGCTTAACCCCGCGTCGGCGCCACACAAATCTTATGTTGCTTTCCGATATGCCAAGACCCTCACTGAAGATGCGCTGGCGGAGATGAAGCAGGATGGCGTCCAGAGGGCCGTTGCATTCAGCCAATACCCTCAGTACAGTAGCTCCACTACCGGCAGTAGTTTGAATGAACTTTACAAGCAGGTGAAGCAGCTCGGCTGGGGCGGAAACGGTGAAGTCAAATGGAGTGTTATTGACCGATGGCCCACTCACCCTGGACTGATAGAG TCTTTTGCGCACAACATCAAGGCAGCCCTTCAGACTTACCCTGAAGACCGACGAGGTAATGtcaccatcctcttctctgCCCACTCTCTCCCTCTTGACATTGTCAA CCGAGGTGATCCCTACACTGCCGAAGTTGCCGCTACTGTCTGGGCCGTCATGTCCAAGCTCAACTTTTCCAATCCTTGGCGTCTTACCTGGCAATCCAAGGTCGGTCCCAAAGCCTGGCAAGGACCTCAGACCGCTGCGGCCATTGAAGGTTACGCCAAGGCGGGCACCAAGGACATTTGTCTCGTCCCCATCGCATTCACTAGTGACCACATCGAAACTCTCTATGAGCTTGATATTGAGGTCAAGGAAGAGGCTGAAAAA CTCGGTGTCCATTTGACAAGAGCCTCTTCTCTCAACGACTctcccatcttcatccGCGCCCTCGCCGACGTTGTATCCAACCACCTCAAAAACTATGACGCCGGTTTAATAGGTCCAGCGAGCAAGCAGCTTCTATCTTCTGATCCTCGACATGTGAGTCCTAAGTCTCAAGAAACCAAGCGTTGGTTGGCTAGCGGGGGTACGAACATGAGCGCTTAG
- a CDS encoding uncharacterized protein (Similar to SGTC gene model, INSD accession EAL19975.1): MSIKQPKPLQIRLPFKVPRPKKSIPDVRVCGICRKNDSKYACPRCNVAYCSLDCFKNESHAQCSEPFYKTTVLDSISADPKAGLAEKRAMMEMLRRFEEAEAEGGNGLEELESEDEEDELINRLQGIDIDSLDSNELFKLLPPKHRDAFIQALQNPDSEETRALLESASGELIPQAPDVLPWWESEEILDDGENESERNKVEPGPSLIPQGILLEIKPPEGVGQKLVYNAISIGIAYVHTLLSFRLPSLSPTHLTSQDLETLDIKTSLGELVPFLAVPKSTVRYESIGSAWGNVWEAIGSEMSSPPSTQILRQLLSIISPLLHPPITTPSYPKLLLILSDIYHLYTIPPGKVGAAVPRKLAFYVKALEQLERREWLELENGIRKELDKLEREEDQKIQFDEEKDNEKLKIV, encoded by the exons ATGTCTATAAAACAGCCAAAACCACTTCAAATACGCCTCCCATTCAAAGTACCTAGGCCTAAGAAGTCCATTCCAGATGTAAGAGTGTGCGGAAT ATGTCGAAAGAACGATAGCAAATATGCCTGTCCTAGGTGCAACGTCGCATATTGCTCATTAGATTGCTTCAAAAACGAG TCTCATGCGCAATGCTCAGAGCCATTTTACAAGACCACCGTCTTAGACTCAATATCTGCGGATCCTAAAGCGGGGCTCGCAGAGAAGCGGGCGATGATGGAAATGCTGAGAAGGTTCGAAGAAGCTGAAGCCGAGGGGGGGAATGGCCTGGAGGAGTTGGAaagtgaagatgaggaggatgaatTGATAAATAGACTGCAAGGAATTGACATAG ATTCCTTGGACAGTAATGAGCTCTTCAAACTGCTCCCACCAAAACATCGCGATGCTTTTATACAAGCGCTCCAAAATCCAGATTCTGAAGAAACCCGAGCTCTCCTCGAATCGGCTTCAGGTGAACTGATACCGCAGGCGCCGGATGTGTTACCGTGGTGGGAGAGTGAAGAAATTTTGGACGATGGGGAAAACGAGAGCGAACGAAACAAGGTTGAGCCGGGGCCGAGTCTGATACCTCAAGGGATCCTTCTTGAGATAAAACCTCCAGAGGGTGTGGGACAAAAGCTGGTGTACAATGCCATTTCCATAGG TATTGCCTACGTCCATACACTCTTATCATTCCGCCTCCCTTCTCTGTCCCCTACTCACCTCACTTCGCAAGACCTCGAAACTCTGGACATTAAAACTAGTCTTGGCGAACTTGTTCCCTTCCTGGCCGTTCCAAAATCGACGGTGCGATACGAAAGCATTGGCTCAGCATGGGGCAATGTGTGGGAAGCTATCGGATCCGAAATG TCTTCGCCACCGAGCACACAAATACTTCGACAACTCCTTTCTATCAtatctcctcttcttcaccccCCGATCACTACTCCATCATATCCTAAACTGTTACTAATCCTTTCGGACATATATCACCTCTACACAATACCACCCGGCAAGGTGGGAGCGGCTGTTCCGAGGAAACTGGCGTTCTATGTGAAAGCTCTTGAACAATTGGAAAGGAGAGAATGGCTGGAGTTGGAAAACGGAATTAGGAAAGAGTTGGATAAGCTTGAGCGAGAAGAGGATCAAAAGATTCAATTTGACGAGGAAAAGGATAATGAAAAGTTGAAAATTGTCTAG
- a CDS encoding uncharacterized protein (Similar to TIGR gene model, INSD accession AAW43999.1), which produces MSIPLPTLSPAESSYIVTSLAHPSNPTRNDARPLFASRPIQISYGVFPQANGSAQVKLGGTEIVSGVKLEVVDVVGQQVKGQETWRTKVEVDVTPQAFPNVSSPSLSALSTHLTSIVASHFIPSIPALPILPNKKYFQPHLHLTVLSSCGNVPSALILAARAAFADLKVPKIKVISWVGESGENADDGVDVGRGDMSGIKAAIATTKGKGKGKMIARGSEDWDLDLEDGEGVEFLEGRDALPVLVTLNMVPNSPNIFLDATPQEESACPTRIHLFFKPSSADDLSKPKLCGLRLEGPDGLDAGRVRGLLEQGASVASELIKEVNRTIPSLDI; this is translated from the exons ATGTCTATCCCACTCCCAACTCTCTCTCCGGCCGAATCATCTTACATCGTCACCTCTCTGGCTCATCCTTCAAATCCCACAAGAAACGATGCCCGCCCTCTCTTCGCTTCTAGGCCTATTCAAATCTCTTACGGCGTATTCCCACAGGCAAATGGTAGCGCTCAGGTCAAGTTAGGAGGGACAGAGATTGTTTCTGGTGTAAAGCTGGAAGTTGTCGACGTCGTTGGACAGCAAGTCAAGGGTCAAGAAACGTGGAGAACAAAAGTCGAAGTCGATGT AACCCCTCAAGCATTTCCCAACGTGTCTTCCCCATCTCTTTCTGCCCTTTCTACACATTTAACTTCAATTGTCGCTTCCCATTTCATCCCTTCCATTCCTGCCCTTCCAATTCTTCCCAACAAGAAATACTTTCAACCCCATCTCCATCTTACCGTCCTCTCCTCCTGTGGTAACGTCCCTTCCGCCCTAATACTCGCTGCCCGTGCAGCTTTTGCTGACCTCAAGGTTCCCAAAATTAAAGTCATCTCTTGGGTCGGCGAGTCCGGAGAGAATGCCGATGATGGGGTTGATGTTGGAAGAGGTGATATGAGCGGTATCAAGGCCGCTATTGCCACTACcaaaggaaaaggaaagggtAAGATGATTGCGAGGGGATCTGAAGACTGGGACCTGgatttggaagatggagaaggtgTTGAGTTTTTAGAGGGAAGAGATGCGTTACCTGTGCTTGTGACCTTAAACATG GTGCCTAATTCTCCCAACATTTTCCTGGATGCTACCCCTCAAGAAGAATCCGCCTGTCCTACTCGTATCCACCTTTTCTTCAAGCCTTCGAGTGCCGATGACCTTTCAAAGCCCAAACTTTGTGGTTTGCGATTAGAAGGTCCTGACGGTCTGGATGCTGGTCGTGTTAGAGGATTATTAGAACAAGGTGCAAGTGTCGCGAGCGAATTAATCAAAGAAGTCAACAGAACTATACCAAGTCTAGACATCTAA
- a CDS encoding potassium:hydrogen antiporter, putative (Similar to TIGR gene model, INSD accession AAW44194.1), producing the protein MVSSLTTISGVPTHFAKLLSTRAVSSNVIAGADPTEVDPSNPITLFIIQLVIIIVFTQSLGWAFRYINQPRVIAEIIGGIILGPTVFGRIPHFTEHIFPKASLSYLNLISTIGLILFLFLVGVEVDIGVMKKHGKASGIISAAGMILPFGLGSAIAVPVYHNFVDTENVSFGHFLLFVGVAMAITAFPVLCRILTSTKLIDTRVGVMVLAAGVGNDVVGWVLLALTLALVNSQSGATAVYVLLCAVGWSVILLWPIRKLFVYLVKRTGSLEHGPTPGMMVLTLLIVFVSAFVTDIIGVHPIFGGFVAGLIIPHEGGFAIALVEKIDDLVSMLFLPIYFVLSGLQTNLGLLDTGLIWGYVILICVVAFCGKFFGCAGAALAMKYPIRESMAIGLLMSCKGLVELIVLNVGLSAGIIDQRLFSMFVVEAIVLTFLTTPCTLAVYPERVRVRISDLRKGDEGADREKQVGAANIAGASGGREHTSRFLIILQKLEHLSAVMFLTQMLEPPVPEASEPWDAAEHSAKESRKGQKSISDDDSVNSHSNTVSTLHQSPHHSDGKHVTLHRLGHVNHPSGVLPHLDALKLVELTGRTFSVMQSAEKDQLLHSDNALQLYRQFGRLRGLEISPHISIVGQDSFSQAVADYATDLGSELVILPWTVPTQGGNPELIDPSVGSSSSSTVSQFDTIFGSESAGSPMYSHFVRRVFSECPSDVALFVDRGFGGASSFKPGFGQHIFMPFFGGPDDRLALRFVVQLCGHAGVTATVVRIQKEEGDEEDEEASRRSEGDRSNVALHQAALQSNQLTVGGATQYPETQARLQSDTADSLAWSYFSSLSVSPSRPPHLEMALSRISFHSTTTHQPLTYAFTCAESAMRATSAHAKSWRPMLIVAGRGRCGAAINHETELNRVLAAKSLNPSIGAELRKTVGDVAAGMILGGSAPGTASYLVMGAGKR; encoded by the exons ATGGTCTCATCCCTCACCACCATATCAGGTGTTCCCACACACTTCGCAAAGCTTTTATCTACTCGCGCAGTATCA TCCAATGTCATAGCAGGGGCAGATCCCACGGAGGTAGACCCTTCCAAC CCTATCACCCTGTTCATCATTCAG CTTGTGATCATCATTGTCTTCACCCAAAGTTTAGGATGGGCATTCCGCTATATAAACCAACCCAGGGTCATTGCCGAGATCATAGGTGGCATTATCCTTGGTCCCACCGTGTTTGGTCGCATTCCACACTTTACCGAACATATCTTCCCTAAAGCCTCATTGAGTTATCTCAATTTGATATCCACAATTGGTCTGattctttttcttttcctcgTCGGCGTTGAAGTCGATATCGGAGTCATGAAGAAGCATGGAAAAGCGAGTGGCATCATCTCTGCCGCGGGCATGATCTTGCCCTTTGGTTTAGGATCAGCCATTGCTGTACCCGTGTACCACAACTTTGTAGACACAGAGAACGTCTCCTTTGGTCATTTCTTGCTGTTCGTTGGCGTCGCCATGGCCATCACAGCTTTCCCCGTTCTATGTCGAATCTTGACGTCCACCAAACTCATTGACACTCGTGTGGGAGTGATGGTCCTGGCAGCTGGTGTGGGTAACGATGTAGTCGGCTGGGTCCTTCTTGCCCTCACATTAGCCCTCGTCAACTCTCAGTCGGGTGCAACTGCAGTATACGTCTTGCTTTGCGCCGTCGGATGGTCAGTCATCCTGCTTTGGCCCATCAGAAAACTCTTTGTATACCTTGTCAAGAGGACGGGAAGCTTGGAGCATGGGCCAACCCCAGGAATGATGGTACTGACACTGTTGATCGTTTTTGTTTCAGCGTTTGTCACGGATATTATCG GAGTGCATCCTATCTTTGGAGGATTCGTCGCAGGATTAATCATTCCTCACGAAGGTGGTTTCGCCATTGCCCTTGTTGAGAAGATTGATGATCTGGTGTCCATGCTTTTCTTGCCCATT TATTTTGTCCTTTCTGGGCTCCAAACCAACCTCGGGCTTCTCGATACTGGTCTCATCTGGGGCTATGTGATACTTATCTGTGTTGTTGCTTTTTGCGGAAAGTTCTTTGGATGTGCAGGTGCAGCCTTGGCAATGAAATATCCCATAAGGGAGAGCATGGCCATTGGCTTGTTGATGAGTTGCAAAGG TCTTGTCGAGCTCATCGTTCTCAACGTTGGCCTTTCTGCCGGTATCATCGACCAGCGACTTTTTTCAATGTTTGTTGTGGAAGCTATTGTCCTCACTTTCTTGACCACACCCTGCACACTTGCCGTTTACCCCGAACGTGTCCGCGTACGCATCAGCGACCTTCGTAAAGGTGATGAGGGTGCCGATCGTGAAAAACAAGTTGGCGCGGCGAATATTGCCGGTGCATCAGGTGGGCGTGAGCACACCAGCCGGTTCTTGATTATCTTGCAAAAGCTCGAACATCTTTCGGCTGTCATGTTCCTCACACAGATGCTTGAGCCACCTGTGCCGGAAGCAAGCGAGCCATGGGATGCAGCAGAACATTCCGCGAAAGAGAGCAGGAAGGGTCAAAAATCTATCAGTGACGACGACTCTGTCAACTCCCATTCCAATACCGTCTCCACTCTTCACCAGTCTCCTCACCATAGCGACGGCAAACATGTTACCCTGCATCGACTCGGACACGTTAATCATCCGTCAGGAgtccttcctcatctcgACGCTCTCAAGCTTGTTGAGCTCACTGGGCGTACATTTTCCGTCATGCAATCCGCTGAGAAGGATCAGTTGCTTCACTCGGATAATGCCTTGCAACTTTATCGCCAATTCGGTCGATTGCGAGGTTTGGAAATCTCCCCTCACATCTCTATCGTGGGACAAGATTCTTTCTCTCAGGCGGTGGCAGATTATGCGACAGATCTAGGTAGCGAACTCGTCATTCTTCCTTGGACCGTCCCTACTCAAGGCGGTAATCCTGAGCTTATCGATCCCTCTGTTGgaagcagcagcagctCTACCGTGTCACAATTTGATACCATTTTTGGCTCTGAATCCGCCGGCTCCCCCATGTACTCTCACTTTGTCCGTCGCGTTTTTTCCGAATGTCCCAGTGATGTCGCCCTGTTTGTCGATAGGGGCTTTGGGGGCGCCTCTAGTTTCAAACCTGGGTTTGGGCAACACATCTTCATGCCGTTTTTTGGCGGGCCCGATGACAGACTTGCGTTGAGGTTTGTGGTACAACTGTGCGGTCATGCGGGTGTGACTGCTACTGTTGTCAGAATtcagaaggaagaaggggatgaagaagatgaagaggctAGCCGCAGGTCGGAAGGCGACAGGTCGAATGTCGCATTACACCAAGCTGCTTTGCAGTCTAATCAACTCACTGTCGGCGGCGCAACCCAATACCCTGAGACTCAAGCTCGTCTTCAGTCAGATACTGCCGACTCTCTCGCTTGGTCGTACTTTTCTTCACTTTCTGTCTCCCCTTCCCGGCCTCCTCACCTCGAAATGGCTCTCTCCCGCATTTCGTTTCAttccaccaccacccacCAACCGCTTACATATGCTTTTACCTGTGCCGAGAGCGCCATGCGAGCGACATCCGCCCACGCAAAGTCTTGGAGACCCATGTTGATTGTTGCTGGACGGGGAAGATGTGGAGCCGCTATTAACCACGAAACAGAACTGAACAGGGTGCTGGCCGCAAAGTCACTCAACCCCAGTATCGGTGCGGAACTGAGGAAGACTGTCGGTGACGTTGCTGCAGGGATGATTCTTGGCGGAAGTGCGCCTGGCACGGCGAGTTACTTGGTCATGGGAGCTGGAAAACGATGA